From a region of the Arachis ipaensis cultivar K30076 chromosome B09, Araip1.1, whole genome shotgun sequence genome:
- the LOC107617934 gene encoding uncharacterized protein LOC107617934 isoform X2 has product MDWFSWLSKAGLDPSLVYEYGLLFSHNELEEEDIKYFNHEFLQSMGISIAKHRLEILKLVHRNKAATAATTKKYIKTNNYPTILHVSRIMHAFKKTRRCLSSYLKTMIGCEDSTLAVVPIPRPCSSYGTTAKWKSAVLKRNNTKNQKNYLHHHHHQERLLLTNGSPITSSTMVVPALPAPDGFYSSPMVYHFQKEEKMDAGDDDDGYWSSAVQDFRRGHGNIIIV; this is encoded by the exons ATGGATTGGTTCTCATGGCTTTCAAAAGCAGGCCTTGATCCTTCCCTAGTATATGAATACGGACTCCTCTTTTCACACAACGAGCTTGAAGAAGAAGACATCAAGTACTTCAACCACGAGTTCCTCCAGAGCATGGGGATCTCCATAGCCAAGCACAGGCTGGAGATCCTCAAGCTCGTTCATCGGAACAAGGCCGCCACCGCGGCTACCACGAAGAAGTACATCAAAACCAATAATTACCCTACGATACTCCATGTTTCAAGGATCATGCATGCATTCAAGAAGACAAGAAGGTGCTTGTCAAGTTACTTGAAAACAATGATTGGTTGCGAGGACTCCACGCTCGCCGTGGTTCCAATACCAAGGCCTTGTTCTTCGTATGGAACCACGGCGAAGTGGAAGAGCGCCGTGTTGAAGAGGAACAACACCAAGAATCAAAAGAattatcttcatcatcatcatcaccaagagAGGCTGTTGCTTACAAATGGAAGCCCTATAACATCATCAACAATGGTGGTTCCTGCATTGCCTGCTCCTGATGGATTCTATAGTAGTCCCATGGTTTACCATTTCCAGAAGGAAGAGAAGATGGACGCCGGCGACGACGACGACGGATATTGGTCTTCTGCGGTTCAAGATTTCAG AAGAGGCCATGGCAACATCATTATTGTCTGA
- the LOC107617932 gene encoding mediator of RNA polymerase II transcription subunit 15a encodes MDANNWRPNQGNEPTMDAIDWRSQLSTDSRQRIVNKIMETLKKHLPVPGGPLVEVQNIAQRFEEKIYTAATSQTDYLRKISMKMLTIETKSQNTIASNNMPSNQAGPSNNPSDQGLVMQQHSINLPNQPQQRQQILSQNIQSSNVSSQPNLPPVSSLAQTSSQNIGQNSNIQNMTGQNTVGSTIGQNSNVLDMFSGSQRQMTGRQQVVPQQQQQQPQNAQQYLYQQQFMKPKFQLQSQMHPQQQQNLLQPNQIQSSLMQSSPLSSLPQNQQSNHVQQSSQSMIQQTSQVMRHQQQQNSIIHQQQTPLTQQLMMPSQQQQQLQQLMGSQSNVTNMQHPQMLGPQNNVGDIQQQQRLLSQQNNLTNLQQLQQQQPLLNQQSNLANMNQQQLGNTVPGLRQQRLIGPESGNPGMQTRQHSAHMLQQTKVPLQQHSQQNGLLPSQAQQPRPQAAQQQLMPQINSQPSQSHLQLGSQQQPDPLQRDMQQRLQPSGSLIEQQNVLDHQKQIYQSQRAFPETSSSLDSPVQTVQPSGGDWQEEVYQKIKTMKESYLPELREIYQRVVVKYQQHESLHQQARPEQANKFGQFKDSLERMMEFLQISKNKIQPALKEKVGVYEKHIVGFIHNYRPRKGMSSTQLGQLPPPHTHPMSQPQSQVTQVQSHENQINSQLHQSNLPGSVATMPQNNITSLQHNSISGLSAGQQNMMNSMQPGSNMDPGQGNSTNSLQQVPVSSLQQNPVSTPQQTNLNSMSLQGGMNVVQQNLNILQVGSNMLQHQQLKHQQEQKMLQNPQFKQYQHRQMIQRQQSLQQQQQQHQLHQPGKQQLPAMQTHQMPQLPQMNDINDVKFRQGMGAKPGVLQQHLTPGQHSTYSHQQLKQGASFSASSPQFFQAASPQIPQNSSPQVEQQNHAASSLTKVGTPLQSSNSPFVGPTPSPPLAPSPMPADSEKQVSGVSSVSNAASVGQQQAGAVGALTQSLAIGTPGISASPLLAEFSGLDGAQGNAAAPSGKSTVTEQPIERLTRLVKSLSSKALSAAVSDIASIVSMNDRIAGSAPGNGSRSSVGEDLVSMTNFHLQGRNLLTQDAPNGTKKMKRDTSAKPLNMVSSDGGLNDSTKHLSDSEASDMDSTATSSAKRPKIEVNHALMEEIRDINNQLVDTVVNLTNEDISSTVAAEAAEGTLVKCSYTAMALSASLKSQYASAQSPVQPLRLFVPANYPSVPPIFLDKFPGECSKDDDDLSAKTKSRFSLCLRLTQPMSLREIARTWGDCARAVISEQAQKVGIGGTFSSNYGGWEDCLTFD; translated from the exons ATGGATGCAAACAATTGGAGACCTAATCAAGGCAATGAACCAACGATGGATGCAATTGATTGGAGATCTCAACTTTCGACTGATTCACGCCAAAGGATTGTCAACAAAAT AATGGAAACGTTAAAAAAACATCTTCCTGTCCCTGGTGGTCCATTAGTTGAAGTTCAGAACATTGCTCAAAGGTTCGAAGAGAAAATTTATACTGCAGCAACAAGCCAG ACAGATTATCTAcggaaaatatctatgaagatgcTCACAATTGAGACTAAATCCCAAAACACAATTGCTTCTAACAATATGCCATCAAATCAAGCTGGCCCTAGCAATAACCCTTCAGATCAAG GACTAGTTATGCAGCAACATTCTATTAATTTGCCCAATCAGCCGCAGCAGCGACAACAGATTCTATCTCAAAACATTCAAAGCAGCAATGTTTCATCTCAACCTAACCTTCCACCCGTATCTAGTTTGGCCCAGACGAGCAGCCAAAATATTGGCCAGAATTCCAACATACAGAATATGACTGGGCAGAATACAGTGGGAAGCACAATTGGCCAAAATTCCAATGTGCTGGATATGTTTTCTGGATCTCAGAGACAGATGACAGGAAGGCAGCAGGTTGTTcctcaacaacaacagcaacagcCACAGAATGCACAGCAGTATCTTTATCAGCAGCAGTTCATGAAGCCGAAGTTTCAGCTGCAATCTCAGATGCATCCGCAACAGCAGCAAAACCTACTGCAACCAAATCAGATTCAGTCTTCCTTGATGCAATCGTCTCCTCTGTCTAGCCTTCCCCAGAATCAACAATCAAATCATGTTCAGCAGTCATCTCAGTCCATGATTCAGCAAACTTCCCAAGTTATGAGGCATCAACAACAACAGAATTCTATTATTCATCAACAGCAAACACCTTTGACTCAACAGCTAATGATGCCTTCGCAGCAGCAACAGCAGCTGCAGCAACTTATGGGATCACAGTCAAATGTAACAAACATGCAACATCCTCAGATGCTTGGGCCACAGAACAATGTTGGTGATATACAGCAACAACAGAGGTTGCTTTCACAACAGAACAATCTTACAAATTTGCAACAGCTGCAACAACAGCAACCGTTATTGAATCAGCAAAGTAACCTAGCAAATATGAATCAGCAGCAACTAGGAAATACTGTCCCTGGGTTACGGCAGCAACGGTTGATTGGACCTGAATCTGGCAACCCAGGCATGCAAACTAGGCAACACTCTGCACACATGCTGCAACAAACAAAGGTTCCATTGCAGCAGCATTCACAACAAAATGGACTGTTACCATCTCAAGCTCAGCAACCAAGGCCACAGGCAGCACAGCAGCAATTGATGCCTCAGATTAACTCTCAGCCATCACAGTCTCATCTGCAGTTGGGTTCACAGCAGCAGCCAGATCCCTTGCAGCGAGATATGCAACAAAGACTTCAACCATCAGGGTCCCTAATTGAACAGCAAAATGTTCTTGATCACCAGAAACAGATTTATCAATCTCAGAGAGCTTTTCCAGAAACATCAA GTTCTCTGGATTCTCCGGTGCAGACTGTTCAGCCAAGTGGGGGTGATTGGCAAGAAGAAGTGTACCAAAAG ATCAAAACCATGAAAGAAAGCTACCTGCCAGAGCTGCGTGAAATATATCAGAGGGTTGTTGTTAAATATCAGCAG CATGAATCTCTTCACCAACAAGCAAGGCCAGAACAAGCTAATAAGTTTGGGCAATTCAAAGATAGCTTGGAGAGGATGATGGAATTCCTACAGATATCCAAGAACAAAATTCAACCTGCTCTCAAGGAAAAAGTGGGAGTGTATGAGAAGCATATCGTAGGTTTCATACATAATTATAGGCCTAGGAAAGGTATGTCGTCAACACAGCTTGGGCAGCTTCCTCCTCCACATACACACCCCATGTCACAGCCACAATCCCAAGTTACTCAAGTGCAGTCTCATGAAAATCAAATAAATTCTCAGTTACACCAATCAAATTTGCCAGGTTCTGTGGCTACAATGCCACAGAATAATATTACAAGCTTGCAGCATAATTCAATTTCTGGTTTGTCAGCCGGACAGCAGAACATGATGAATTCAATGCAACCTGGTTCCAATATGGATCCTGGACAAGGGAATTCTACAAATTCCCTTCAACAGGTTCCAGTGAGCTCCCTTCAACAGAACCCTGTTAGTACTCCCCAGCAGACTAACTTGAATTCCATGTCACTGCAAGGTGGCATGAATGTCGTCCAACAAAATTTGAATATCCTTCAGGTTGGTTCCAATATGCTTCAACACCAGCAACTGAAACATCAGCAGGAGCAGAAAATGCTGCAAAATCCACAATTCAAGCAATATCAGCATCGTCAAATGATTCAGAGGCAGCAGAGCCTTCAGCAACAACAGCAGCAGCATCAACTACACCAGCCTGGAAAGCAACAATTGCCTGCAATGCAGACACATCAAATGCCGCAGCTTCCCCAGATGAACGATATAAATGATGTCAAATTCAGACAAGGAATGGGTGCTAAGCCAGGGGTACTTCAGCAACATCTTACCCCAGGCCAACACTCAACTTATTCCCATCAGCAGTTGAAACAAGGGGCTTCATTTTCAGCTTCGTCACCCCAATTCTTCCAGGCTGCATCTCCTCAGATTCCACAAAACTCATCTCCCCAGGTTGAGCAGCAAAATCATGCTGCTTCTTCTCTAACAAAAGTTGGAACTCCTCTTCAATCTTCTAACTCTCCTTTTGTGGGCCCCACTCCTTCACCTCCCTTGGCTCCATCTCCTATGCCAGCAGATTCTGAGAAGCAAGTTTCTGGTGTTTCATCAGTATCAAATGCTGCAAGTGTCGGACAACAACAGGCAGGGGCCGTAGGAGCACTGACTCAGTCTCTTGCCATTGGGACTCCTGGGATATCAGCCTCTCCTTTATTGGCAGAGTTCAGTGGTCTAGATGGTGCTCAAGGTAATGCTGCAGCTCCTTCTGGGAAGTCGACTGTTACAGAGCAGCCTATTGAACGCCTAACTAGATTG GTGAAATCGTTGTCATCTAAAGCATTAAGTGCTGCTGTTAGTGATATTGCTTCCATTGTCAGCATGAATGATAGAATAGCAGGATCAGCTCCAGGCAATGGATCCAGATCTTCTGTTGGTGAGGACTTGGTTTCCATGACTAATTTTCATCTTCAGGGTAGAAATCTTCTTACCCAAGATGCTCCCAATGGAACTAAGAAAATGAAGCGTGACACCAGTGCCAAACCCTTGAATATGGTATCATCTGATGGTGGCTTGAATGATAGTACCAAGCATTTAAGTGATTCCGAGGCTTCTGATATGGATTCAACTGCAACATCTAGTGCCAAGAGGCCAAAGATTGAG GTTAATCATGCCCTTATGGAGGAAATAAGGGATATCAATAACCAACTTGTTGACACAGTCGTAAACTTGACCAATGAAGACATTAGTTCAACTGTAGCAGCAGAAGCTGCAGAAGGCACCTTGGTTAAATGTTCTTACACTGCCATGGCTCTGAGTGCAAGCTTAAAATCCCAATATGCTTCAGCACAG TCACCAGTTCAACCCCTGCGCTTGTTTGTTCCAGCTAATTATCCTAGTGTTCCTCCTATTTTCCTAGACAAGTTTCCAGGTGAATGCAG TAAGGATGATGATGATCTTTCGGCAAAGACAAAATCTAGGTTTAGCTTATGTTTACGCTTAACGCAACCTATGTCCCTTAGGGAGATAGCAAGGACTTGGGGTGACTGTGCTCGTGCTGTTATTTCCGAACAGGCACAAAAGGTTGGTATTGGAGGAACCTTCAGCTCAAACTATGGGGGTTGGGAGGATTGCTTGACCTTTGATTGA
- the LOC107617934 gene encoding uncharacterized protein LOC107617934 isoform X3, whose protein sequence is MDWFSWLSKAGLDPSLVYEYGLLFSHNELEEEDIKYFNHEFLQSMGISIAKHRLEILKLVHRNKAATAATTKKYIKTNNYPTILHVSRIMHAFKKTRRCLSSYLKTMIGCEDSTLAVVPIPRPCSSYGTTAKWKSAVLKRNNTKNQKNYLHHHHHQERLLLTNGSPITSSTMVVPALPAPDGFYSSPMVYHFQKEEKMDAGDDDDGYWSSAVQDFRGHGNIIIV, encoded by the exons ATGGATTGGTTCTCATGGCTTTCAAAAGCAGGCCTTGATCCTTCCCTAGTATATGAATACGGACTCCTCTTTTCACACAACGAGCTTGAAGAAGAAGACATCAAGTACTTCAACCACGAGTTCCTCCAGAGCATGGGGATCTCCATAGCCAAGCACAGGCTGGAGATCCTCAAGCTCGTTCATCGGAACAAGGCCGCCACCGCGGCTACCACGAAGAAGTACATCAAAACCAATAATTACCCTACGATACTCCATGTTTCAAGGATCATGCATGCATTCAAGAAGACAAGAAGGTGCTTGTCAAGTTACTTGAAAACAATGATTGGTTGCGAGGACTCCACGCTCGCCGTGGTTCCAATACCAAGGCCTTGTTCTTCGTATGGAACCACGGCGAAGTGGAAGAGCGCCGTGTTGAAGAGGAACAACACCAAGAATCAAAAGAattatcttcatcatcatcatcaccaagagAGGCTGTTGCTTACAAATGGAAGCCCTATAACATCATCAACAATGGTGGTTCCTGCATTGCCTGCTCCTGATGGATTCTATAGTAGTCCCATGGTTTACCATTTCCAGAAGGAAGAGAAGATGGACGCCGGCGACGACGACGACGGATATTGGTCTTCTGCGGTTCAAGATTTCAG AGGCCATGGCAACATCATTATTGTCTGA
- the LOC107617934 gene encoding uncharacterized protein LOC107617934 isoform X1, which yields MDWFSWLSKAGLDPSLVYEYGLLFSHNELEEEDIKYFNHEFLQSMGISIAKHRLEILKLVHRNKAATAATTKKYIKTNNYPTILHVSRIMHAFKKTRRCLSSYLKTMIGCEDSTLAVVPIPRPCSSYGTTAKWKSAVLKRNNTKNQKNYLHHHHHQERLLLTNGSPITSSTMVVPALPAPDGFYSSPMVYHFQKEEKMDAGDDDDGYWSSAVQDFRWDSMFQDLKPN from the coding sequence ATGGATTGGTTCTCATGGCTTTCAAAAGCAGGCCTTGATCCTTCCCTAGTATATGAATACGGACTCCTCTTTTCACACAACGAGCTTGAAGAAGAAGACATCAAGTACTTCAACCACGAGTTCCTCCAGAGCATGGGGATCTCCATAGCCAAGCACAGGCTGGAGATCCTCAAGCTCGTTCATCGGAACAAGGCCGCCACCGCGGCTACCACGAAGAAGTACATCAAAACCAATAATTACCCTACGATACTCCATGTTTCAAGGATCATGCATGCATTCAAGAAGACAAGAAGGTGCTTGTCAAGTTACTTGAAAACAATGATTGGTTGCGAGGACTCCACGCTCGCCGTGGTTCCAATACCAAGGCCTTGTTCTTCGTATGGAACCACGGCGAAGTGGAAGAGCGCCGTGTTGAAGAGGAACAACACCAAGAATCAAAAGAattatcttcatcatcatcatcaccaagagAGGCTGTTGCTTACAAATGGAAGCCCTATAACATCATCAACAATGGTGGTTCCTGCATTGCCTGCTCCTGATGGATTCTATAGTAGTCCCATGGTTTACCATTTCCAGAAGGAAGAGAAGATGGACGCCGGCGACGACGACGACGGATATTGGTCTTCTGCGGTTCAAGATTTCAGGTGGGATAGTATGTTCCAAGATCTAAAGCCTAACTGA